A window of the Tripterygium wilfordii isolate XIE 37 chromosome 12, ASM1340144v1, whole genome shotgun sequence genome harbors these coding sequences:
- the LOC120010230 gene encoding GATA transcription factor 16-like, translating into MDVMMDHRKEKGASIDETDVSETKNQKCCTDCKTTKTPLWRAGPSGPKSLCNACGIRYRKKRRASMGLSKGPERKRERLTTPTTSTKSTTTSTTGSPTTAGNHNGGGWSMSWTMNLMALGKEVVLQSTVVKKQRCQRRRKLGEEEQAAFSLMALSCGSVFA; encoded by the exons ATGGATGTGATGATGGATCATCGGAAGGAAAAG gGAGCATCGATTGATGAAACGGATGTGAGTGAGACGAAGAACCAGAAATGTTGCACTGATTGTAAGACCACCAAGACCCCCTTGTGGAGGGCTGGTCCTTCTGGACCCAAG TCACTGTGTAATGCATGTGGGATCAGATacaggaagaagagaagagccTCAATGGGTTTGAGCAAGGGACCAGAAAGGAAAAGGGAAAGACTAACTACTCCCACCACCTCAACAAAATCCACCACCACGTCTACCACCGGCAGCCCCACCACTGCAGGAAATCATAATGGAGGTGGTTGGAGTATGTCTTGGACAATGAACTTGATGGCTCTAGGGAAGGAAGTGGTTTTGCAGAGTACAGTTGTGAAGAAACAGAGATGTCAGAGGAGAAGGAAATTAGGAGAGGAAGAACAAGCTGCTTTTTCACTAATGGCACTCTCTTGTGGTTCTGTATTtgcttaa